One genomic segment of Candidatus Hydrogenedentota bacterium includes these proteins:
- a CDS encoding Gfo/Idh/MocA family oxidoreductase: MSRFEMTRRAFLAAAATTAAVAASAQPNTARVVPRKVSPNEKLNVAGIGVGGKGTQDILSYTRENIVAICDADFARAEETVYRLPKAKQYKDYRKMLDEMGGQIDMVTVSTPDHTHAPAAYMAMKLGKHVYVQKPLTHTVAEARLLAKTAREMGVASQMGNQGHSGDGVRNLAEMLWAGSAGKITEAHIWTDRPGGRWPHGGPAEAAPAQPVPETMDWDVWIGTAPMRDYNQIYAPFKWRGWIDFGCGGLGDMACHIMDPAWFALKLGEAKTFSVEPVRQEGKNDQTWPSNAIVKYSFPARGDMPPVDIFWYENGLKPPLPEGVPEGQKLGDGSNGSLFIGSEGVLTAGEYGGDARLLPDERMKDFTPPAQSIPRISGGNHYRDFLAACKGGSPACSNFDYAGPFTEMVLFGNIAMRCDKRLEYDCEKMAVTNDPDANKFLTKEYRKGWELPI; the protein is encoded by the coding sequence ATGAGCCGTTTTGAGATGACCCGTCGCGCCTTTCTCGCCGCCGCCGCCACCACGGCCGCTGTGGCCGCAAGCGCCCAGCCCAACACCGCGCGGGTGGTGCCCCGCAAGGTGTCACCGAATGAAAAACTGAACGTCGCGGGCATCGGCGTGGGCGGCAAGGGCACCCAGGACATCCTTTCGTACACCCGCGAGAACATCGTGGCCATCTGCGACGCGGACTTTGCCCGGGCGGAGGAGACCGTTTACCGCCTGCCCAAGGCGAAACAGTACAAGGACTACCGCAAAATGCTTGACGAGATGGGCGGCCAGATTGACATGGTCACCGTCTCCACTCCGGACCACACCCACGCGCCCGCGGCCTACATGGCGATGAAACTGGGCAAGCATGTCTACGTCCAGAAGCCCCTCACCCACACCGTGGCCGAGGCGCGGCTCCTCGCAAAGACCGCCCGCGAAATGGGCGTGGCCTCCCAGATGGGCAACCAGGGGCACTCCGGCGACGGTGTCCGGAACCTGGCCGAGATGCTCTGGGCGGGCTCGGCCGGGAAAATCACCGAGGCGCACATCTGGACCGACCGCCCGGGCGGGCGCTGGCCCCACGGCGGACCGGCCGAGGCCGCCCCGGCCCAGCCCGTGCCGGAAACCATGGACTGGGATGTCTGGATCGGAACGGCGCCCATGCGCGACTACAACCAAATCTACGCGCCCTTCAAGTGGCGCGGCTGGATTGATTTCGGATGCGGCGGCCTGGGCGACATGGCCTGCCACATCATGGACCCGGCCTGGTTCGCCCTCAAACTGGGCGAGGCGAAAACCTTCAGCGTCGAGCCCGTCCGGCAGGAGGGCAAAAACGACCAGACCTGGCCGAGCAACGCCATTGTGAAATACAGCTTCCCCGCGCGGGGCGACATGCCCCCCGTGGACATCTTCTGGTACGAGAACGGCCTGAAGCCGCCACTTCCGGAGGGCGTCCCCGAAGGGCAGAAACTGGGTGACGGCTCCAACGGCTCCCTGTTCATCGGCTCGGAGGGCGTCCTCACCGCCGGGGAGTACGGCGGCGACGCGCGCCTCCTCCCGGACGAGCGGATGAAGGACTTCACCCCCCCCGCCCAGTCCATTCCCCGCATTTCCGGCGGCAACCACTACCGCGACTTCCTCGCCGCCTGCAAGGGCGGGAGCCCGGCCTGCTCCAACTTCGACTACGCCGGACCCTTCACCGAGATGGTCCTGTTCGGAAACATCGCCATGCGCTGCGACAAGCGCCTCGAATACGACTGCGAGAAGATGGCCGTCACCAACGACCCGGACGCAAACAAGTTCCTCACCAAAGAATACCGTAAAGGCTGGGAACTGCCCATCTAA
- the smc gene encoding chromosome segregation protein SMC — MYFKQIELHGFKSFADRTAINLEPGVTAIVGPNGCGKSNILDAMRWALGEQSAKALRGSHMQDVIFNGSGQRPPTGMAEVSLTFDNADAQLPVDFSEVQITRRVFRSGEGEYFINKAPCRLKDIQELFMDTGVGTNAYSLIGQGKIDLVISSKPEDRRFLFEEAAGIIKYKTRKRVAMRKLESAEQNMLRLGDIIAEVERQMRSLKRQVNAAIRHRELTQALRGLEIRNAWLQFNELSGQVADLKERLAGAVDDYARISAESGGREAELERMSLRRIEMDQDLMARREREHAVDTEMERVESQVALLRQEIEFCRQRAREAAEEHLSLRERAENISQDRGAAGDRASGLRAEIEAAQEALAAAQADWERASEALTGAEGRLEETRRQSLEAVNLRNRAQTEIETLGASLAGILQQLETLDTRSTSQEARHAEVAALAAETRAAHAAREKVLEKAAADREKLQEKRRKAAERAAALNTEWQDLRERKSSAEARLTSLTELRDSYEGFATGVRAVMMAKQRGMGNLEGIIGPVGDLLSTEKDYEQAIEAALGGNINNVVVEQADAAKAAIAFLKEHRAGRVTFLPLDTIRPSQYEEQQPLKGMRGVIGAAIDYVHCDRHILPAVEYLLYNTVIVETIDDAIRIARTERRYPRMVTLDGEMVSPAGAVTGGRTQRDNQGLLGRSAEIDELGRSVGEIKERIAAVTSEAAGVALRMEESAKQLREMEAGEVALRRELNELGVVLARQAAELDALGQTSERLAEERKSLGDRRADLEARRAEAEARLAAVSVDDETLEQRAAEARAALDAARGAQAGRAGALADLRVRAAELAQQLEEAERNREREQREHELALREAEKRVGLARQMKERETELDGQIAALLEGAKGLSAEREAAHNLVLEAQREHKALMDAMDALNRQLRGLRDAANSAQKEVHRLELECSQKEDRIAFFQERIAVEYGLALGSLDESQVGTDELDEKEREDLIKEHRKSIERLGNVNLAAIEEFEALEQREKFLKTQADDLNRAKETLLGVIKRIDDTITQMFLDTFNQVAHNFTDYFRRLFNGGQARIYLLDENDPLECGIEIEARPPGKKPQSISLLSGGEQAMTAIAMLVSIFAAKPSPFCVLDEVDAPLDDANVERFLEVIEEFTADSQFIVITHNKQTMARAGALFGVTQQELGVSQIVSVRVEDAPAN; from the coding sequence ATGTACTTCAAACAAATAGAGTTGCACGGATTCAAGTCCTTCGCCGACCGCACCGCCATAAACCTCGAACCGGGGGTGACGGCGATTGTCGGACCCAACGGCTGCGGCAAGAGCAACATCCTCGACGCCATGCGCTGGGCCCTCGGCGAGCAAAGCGCCAAGGCCCTGCGCGGCAGCCACATGCAGGATGTCATCTTCAACGGCAGCGGCCAGCGCCCCCCGACGGGGATGGCCGAGGTTTCCCTGACCTTTGACAACGCGGACGCACAGCTACCCGTTGATTTCAGCGAGGTCCAGATTACCCGGCGGGTCTTCCGCAGCGGCGAGGGCGAGTATTTCATCAACAAGGCCCCCTGCCGCCTGAAGGACATTCAGGAACTCTTCATGGACACGGGCGTGGGCACCAACGCCTACTCGCTCATCGGCCAGGGCAAGATTGACCTCGTCATCAGTTCCAAGCCGGAGGACCGGCGCTTCCTCTTCGAGGAGGCCGCGGGCATCATCAAATACAAAACCCGCAAGCGGGTGGCCATGCGCAAGCTCGAGTCCGCCGAGCAGAACATGCTCCGCCTGGGCGACATCATCGCCGAGGTCGAGCGGCAGATGCGCAGCCTCAAACGCCAGGTGAACGCGGCCATCCGCCACCGGGAGCTGACCCAGGCCCTGCGCGGGCTGGAAATCAGAAACGCCTGGCTCCAGTTCAACGAGCTGAGCGGGCAGGTGGCGGACTTGAAGGAACGCCTTGCCGGCGCCGTGGACGACTACGCCCGGATTTCCGCCGAAAGCGGCGGGCGCGAGGCTGAACTCGAGCGCATGTCCCTGCGCCGCATCGAGATGGACCAGGACCTCATGGCCCGCCGCGAGCGCGAGCACGCCGTGGACACGGAAATGGAGCGGGTCGAGAGCCAGGTCGCCCTGCTCCGGCAGGAAATCGAGTTCTGCCGCCAGCGCGCCCGCGAGGCCGCCGAGGAGCACCTCTCCCTGCGCGAGCGCGCCGAGAACATCTCCCAGGACCGGGGCGCGGCGGGGGACCGGGCCTCGGGGCTGCGCGCCGAAATCGAGGCGGCGCAGGAGGCACTCGCCGCCGCACAGGCGGACTGGGAGCGGGCCTCGGAGGCCCTCACCGGGGCGGAGGGGCGTCTCGAGGAGACCCGCCGCCAGTCGTTGGAGGCGGTCAACCTGCGCAACCGCGCGCAGACGGAAATCGAGACGCTGGGCGCCTCCCTCGCGGGGATACTCCAGCAACTGGAGACCCTGGACACGCGGAGCACCAGCCAGGAGGCCCGCCACGCCGAGGTGGCCGCACTGGCCGCGGAGACCCGCGCCGCCCATGCGGCCAGGGAGAAGGTGCTGGAGAAGGCGGCCGCGGACCGGGAAAAACTCCAGGAGAAGCGCCGCAAGGCCGCGGAGCGGGCCGCCGCGCTCAACACCGAGTGGCAGGACCTGCGCGAGCGGAAGAGCAGCGCCGAGGCGCGCCTGACCTCCCTCACCGAACTGCGCGACAGTTACGAGGGCTTCGCCACGGGCGTGCGCGCCGTGATGATGGCCAAGCAGCGGGGCATGGGGAACCTGGAGGGGATCATCGGCCCCGTGGGCGACCTCCTCTCCACGGAAAAGGACTACGAGCAGGCCATCGAGGCGGCACTGGGCGGAAACATCAACAATGTGGTGGTCGAGCAGGCCGATGCGGCCAAGGCGGCCATCGCCTTCCTGAAAGAGCACCGGGCGGGGCGGGTCACCTTCCTGCCGCTGGACACGATACGCCCCAGCCAGTACGAGGAGCAGCAGCCCCTGAAGGGAATGCGCGGCGTCATCGGCGCGGCCATTGACTATGTCCACTGCGACCGGCACATCCTGCCCGCCGTCGAGTACCTGCTGTACAACACGGTCATCGTGGAGACCATAGACGACGCCATCCGCATCGCCCGGACCGAGCGGCGCTATCCCCGCATGGTCACCCTGGACGGCGAGATGGTCTCGCCCGCCGGCGCGGTCACGGGCGGGCGCACCCAGCGGGACAACCAGGGCCTGCTCGGGCGCAGCGCCGAGATTGACGAGTTGGGCCGCAGTGTCGGGGAAATCAAGGAGCGCATCGCCGCCGTCACCTCCGAGGCGGCGGGTGTCGCCCTGCGCATGGAGGAGTCCGCAAAACAGCTCCGCGAAATGGAGGCGGGGGAGGTTGCCCTGCGCCGTGAACTGAACGAGCTGGGCGTCGTGCTGGCGCGGCAGGCCGCCGAACTCGACGCCCTCGGCCAGACCTCCGAGCGGCTGGCGGAGGAGCGGAAATCGCTGGGGGACCGCCGCGCGGATCTCGAGGCGCGCAGGGCGGAGGCGGAGGCCCGGCTCGCGGCGGTGTCGGTGGACGACGAGACCCTCGAACAACGCGCCGCCGAGGCGCGCGCCGCCCTCGACGCCGCGCGGGGCGCTCAGGCCGGGCGCGCGGGCGCCCTGGCCGATCTGCGGGTGCGGGCGGCGGAGCTGGCCCAGCAGCTCGAGGAGGCGGAGCGCAACCGCGAGCGCGAGCAGCGCGAGCATGAGCTGGCGCTCCGCGAGGCGGAGAAGCGGGTGGGGCTGGCCCGGCAAATGAAAGAGCGCGAGACGGAACTGGACGGCCAGATTGCCGCCCTGCTCGAGGGCGCGAAGGGGCTCTCCGCCGAGCGCGAGGCCGCCCACAACCTGGTCCTCGAGGCGCAGCGGGAGCACAAGGCGCTCATGGACGCCATGGACGCCCTGAACCGTCAACTGCGCGGACTGCGCGACGCGGCGAACTCCGCCCAGAAGGAGGTCCACCGCCTGGAACTGGAATGCTCGCAGAAGGAGGACCGCATCGCCTTCTTCCAGGAGCGCATCGCCGTGGAATACGGCCTGGCCCTCGGCTCGCTGGACGAGTCCCAGGTCGGGACGGATGAACTGGACGAAAAGGAGCGCGAGGACCTTATCAAGGAGCACCGCAAATCCATCGAGCGCCTGGGAAATGTGAACCTGGCGGCCATCGAGGAGTTCGAGGCCCTGGAGCAGCGCGAAAAGTTCCTCAAAACCCAGGCCGACGACCTTAACCGCGCAAAGGAAACCCTGCTCGGCGTCATCAAGCGGATTGACGACACCATCACGCAGATGTTCCTGGACACCTTCAACCAGGTGGCCCACAATTTCACGGACTATTTCCGCCGCCTCTTCAACGGGGGCCAGGCCCGCATCTACCTCCTGGACGAGAACGACCCCCTCGAGTGCGGCATCGAAATCGAGGCGCGGCCTCCGGGCAAAAAGCCCCAGTCCATCTCGCTCCTCTCCGGCGGCGAGCAGGCCATGACCGCCATCGCCATGCTCGTGAGCATATTCGCCGCGAAGCCCAGCCCCTTCTGCGTGCTGGACGAGGTGGACGCCCCCCTGGACGACGCCAACGTCGAGCGCTTCCTCGAGGTCATCGAGGAGTTCACCGCCGACAGCCAGTTCATCGTCATCACCCACAACAAGCAGACCATGGCCAGGGCCGGCGCCCTCTTCGGGGTGACCCAGCAGGAACTGGGCGTGTCGCAGATTGTCTCGGTGCGCGTCGAGGACGCGCCCGCCAACTGA
- a CDS encoding glycosyltransferase family 4 protein: MPPLRVLHLFSNCKWTGPAEPALNLCLTLRRMGVDAEFACAPDAGASVNKVVETARDRGLEPVLEFRLNKHRNPWDNFWDRRALRRRLAARPVDLVHCHLDNDHEIALAPARDRGVPLVRSSYEGAGLADTPRHRKLLAATDALIEPSELALRNDAERFGLSPERLAVVPGAVDLERFDPQRETPDGRRRLNLPPNAFVLGIVARMQTHRHYGDLFEAFARLAGEYPGAHLVVVGRGTKQESVGFEPVRRLGLEGRVHFTGYLDGENYVGMLRSLDAGVYLVPGSDGTCRAAREIMALGRPMVVADRGMLREIVTDGTDGFVCSGNPDSLHNAFARLAEDRARRAEMGRAARRTAETRYSLDAQARQVLAVYGRLTGRQTVGPTLD; the protein is encoded by the coding sequence ATGCCCCCCCTGCGGGTCCTCCACCTCTTCAGCAACTGCAAGTGGACCGGACCCGCCGAGCCCGCCCTGAACCTCTGTCTCACCCTGCGCCGCATGGGCGTGGACGCCGAGTTCGCCTGCGCGCCCGACGCCGGTGCCTCGGTCAACAAGGTGGTCGAAACCGCCCGCGACCGGGGGCTGGAGCCCGTCCTCGAATTCAGGCTGAACAAGCACCGAAATCCCTGGGACAACTTTTGGGACCGGCGCGCCCTGCGCCGCCGCCTCGCCGCGCGGCCCGTGGACCTCGTCCACTGCCACCTGGACAATGACCATGAAATCGCCCTGGCGCCCGCGCGGGACCGCGGTGTCCCCCTCGTGCGCTCCAGTTACGAGGGCGCGGGCCTCGCGGACACACCGCGCCACCGCAAATTGCTGGCGGCCACCGACGCGCTCATCGAACCCTCCGAACTGGCCCTGCGCAACGACGCGGAACGCTTCGGCCTCTCCCCCGAACGGCTGGCCGTGGTCCCCGGCGCCGTGGACCTGGAACGCTTCGACCCGCAACGGGAAACCCCCGACGGGCGGCGGCGGCTGAACCTGCCGCCAAACGCCTTCGTGCTCGGCATTGTCGCGCGCATGCAGACCCACCGGCATTATGGGGACCTTTTCGAGGCCTTCGCACGTCTCGCCGGGGAGTATCCCGGGGCGCACCTCGTGGTGGTGGGCCGGGGGACAAAACAGGAAAGCGTGGGCTTCGAGCCCGTGCGGCGGCTGGGCCTGGAAGGACGGGTACACTTCACCGGCTACCTCGACGGTGAGAACTACGTCGGCATGCTCCGTTCCCTCGACGCCGGGGTCTATCTCGTCCCCGGCAGCGACGGCACCTGCCGCGCCGCGCGGGAAATCATGGCCCTGGGCCGTCCCATGGTCGTCGCGGACCGGGGCATGCTCCGGGAAATCGTCACGGACGGCACGGACGGCTTCGTCTGTTCCGGGAACCCGGACTCCCTGCACAACGCCTTCGCCAGACTCGCCGAAGACCGCGCCCGCCGCGCCGAAATGGGCCGCGCCGCCCGCCGCACCGCCGAAACCCGCTACTCCCTGGACGCGCAGGCCCGCCAGGTGCTGGCGGTGTATGGGCGGCTCACGGGGCGGCAAACGGTCGGGCCGACATTGGATTGA
- a CDS encoding AccI family restriction endonuclease, translating to MDLTGHEHPFEKALSIPKEDIEFFLEGMGDVAWADYLLNPRRLRGSDFLMRWSQGVWSEERLKQAVNATGTYFALPYGPSGTAPDNDVRAFELYFERLEQAGLGRLKRPDLLVFRNRDRAMVESIVTELNGIEELPFTSEDNPGMRELLRRAVVAVECENSLWRANMMPDFAAELTPQKRLGGRLGLKKSAVLPTIIIKEEDRNPLLNWQTGQSVPIHVWHAFFDRAYGISLADAERLINRGDIEPTSQTFQAPGGATTTKTIYKIYHMHAYPLAETIEEPTLVADSITDRNGHILPYVRFVGGKTVLSEAALSVLNKL from the coding sequence ATGGATTTGACAGGACATGAACATCCCTTTGAGAAAGCCCTGTCCATTCCAAAGGAGGACATTGAATTTTTTCTGGAAGGCATGGGTGATGTTGCATGGGCCGACTACCTCCTCAACCCCCGCCGTCTTCGTGGCAGCGATTTCCTCATGCGATGGTCCCAGGGGGTTTGGAGCGAGGAGCGACTTAAACAGGCGGTTAACGCAACTGGGACATATTTTGCCCTTCCCTATGGACCCAGCGGAACCGCTCCGGATAATGATGTGCGCGCGTTTGAACTTTATTTTGAACGGCTTGAACAGGCCGGGCTTGGCCGTCTCAAACGCCCCGACCTTCTTGTTTTCCGAAACCGCGACAGGGCAATGGTTGAAAGCATTGTGACGGAGCTCAACGGCATTGAGGAGCTGCCTTTTACTTCAGAAGACAACCCGGGCATGCGGGAACTTTTAAGGCGCGCTGTTGTCGCCGTCGAATGCGAGAACAGCCTCTGGCGCGCCAATATGATGCCCGATTTTGCCGCTGAGCTTACCCCACAAAAGCGCCTTGGGGGGAGGTTGGGACTCAAGAAAAGTGCGGTCCTTCCAACCATTATCATCAAGGAAGAGGACCGGAACCCACTCTTGAATTGGCAAACGGGCCAATCCGTTCCAATTCATGTCTGGCATGCCTTTTTCGACAGGGCATATGGAATTTCACTGGCAGACGCGGAAAGATTGATTAACAGGGGGGATATCGAGCCCACCAGCCAGACCTTTCAAGCACCCGGCGGTGCAACCACCACCAAAACCATTTACAAGATTTACCACATGCACGCCTATCCTTTGGCCGAAACAATTGAAGAACCCACCCTGGTGGCCGACTCCATTACTGATCGTAACGGGCATATCCTGCCTTATGTGAGGTTTGTTGGCGGAAAGACGGTCTTGTCAGAAGCAGCTCTGAGCGTTTTGAACAAGTTATGA